In one Juglans regia cultivar Chandler chromosome 11, Walnut 2.0, whole genome shotgun sequence genomic region, the following are encoded:
- the LOC108979483 gene encoding uncharacterized protein LOC108979483, whose translation MATASLLEAPPLKWKQNFPIRLSPPRLVLANHNSFTRRIKSSSGILNVKFQGPAKFGVKCFFHAKKKHLADPGFDQYGSINDENCMNPFEIVSNTVYNAIKALRKPAIAAVLLGLLLMYDPNSALAASGGRMGGRSFSSQSSSSSSSRSYSVPRTSSPGFSYSVPYYAPSPFGFSGGGFYVGPAVGFGLGAGSSFFFILMGFAAFVLVSGFLSDRSEGGVLTATEKTSVLKLQVGLLGMGRSLQRDLNRIAETADTSSFEGLSYVLTETTLALLRHPDYCISGYSFVDLKKSMEDGEKRFNQLSIEERGKFDEETLINVNNIKKQSTGNQRYNGFSNEYIVITILVAAEGVHKLPTINGSGDLKEALQKLGSIPSSKILAVEVLWTPQNENDTLSERELLEDYPLLRPL comes from the exons ATGGCCACTGCTTCTTTACTTGAAGCGCCCCCATTGAAATGGAAGCAAAATTTCCCAATTCGTCTCTCCCCTCCTCGTCTAGTCCTCGCCAACCATAACTCCTTCACCAGACGGATTAAATCTAGCAGCGGAATCCTGAATGTAAAGTTTCAAGGCCCCGCTAAATTCGGCGTTAAATGCTTCTTCCACGCGAAGAAGAAGCATTTAGCAGACCCGGGATTTGATCAGTATGGGTCGATTAATGATGAAAACTGCATGAACCCCTTTGAGATTGTTTCCAATACTGTATATAACGCCATAAAGGCATTGAGAAAACCGGCGATTGCCGCTGTGTTGTTGGGGTTGTTGTTGATGTATGACCCCAATTCGGCTTTGGCCGCCTCGGGAGGCAGAATGGGTGGGAGGTCGTTTTCCTCGCAGTCCTCATCGTCTTCTTCGTCGAGGAGTTACTCAGTGCCGAGGACGTCGAGCCCGGGGTTTTCTTATTCGGTGCCATATTACGCGCCTTCACCATTCGGGTTTAGCGGTGGCGGGTTTTACGTGGGGCCAGCTGTTGGATTTGGACTCGGAGCCGGGTcgagtttcttttttattttgatgggtTTTGCGGCGTTTGTTTTGGTTTCGGGGTTTCTTTCGGATCGGTCGGAGGGTGGTGTTCTTACTGCTACCGAGAAAACGAGCGTGCTCAAGCTTCAG GTCGGATTATTGGGCATGGGGCGGTCCCTTCAAAGAGATCTTAATCGGATTGCTGAAACTGCAGATACATCTAGCTTTGAGGGTTTGAGCTATGTATTGACAG AGACGACGCTAGCTTTGCTTCGGCATCCTGATTATTGTATCTCAGGTTATTCATTT GTGGATTTAAAGAAGAGCATGGAGGATGGTGAGAAACGGTTCAATCAGCTTTCTATTGAAGAACGGGGGAAGTTTGATGAAGAAACACTCATCAATGTGAACAACATTAAAAAGCAAAGCACAGGCAATCAGAGATATAATGGATTCAGCAACGAGTACATTGTG ATAACAATATTGGTGGCTGCTGAAGGAGTCCATAAGCTGCCCACCATCAATGGCAGTGGGGACTTGAAAGAAGCCTTGCAAAAGCTTGGATCCATTCCCTCAAGCAAAATATTA GCAGTTGAGGTACTGTGGACCCCTCAGAATGAAAATGACACTCTTTCAGAGCGGGAACTCCTTGAAGATTATCCTCTTTTGAGGCCTTTGTAA